GGGAACGTCCCCGCGGCTGCGCTCGGTGCTGGGGGCCGGGGAGCGGGGGGAGGACCGGAGGGGCCCCCGGAGCGCTCCTCACCGACGCCTTTCGcctctattttgttttgcagggGCGTTTTCGGGGGGAATGGAGGCGATCGGCAGTCAGCTGGGAAACGGGAGAGATGCAAGCTCCTCCCCAAATTCAAAGCAAGAGCTGCAGCCGTACCAGGGCTCCAATACCCTGAAGCCCAACCAAGTGGGTGAGACCTCTCTGTACGGAGTGCCCATCGTGTCCCTGGTCATCGACGGGCAGGAGCGGCTGTGCCTGGCGCAGATCTCCAACACTCTGCTCAAGAACTACAGCTACAATGAGATCCACAACCGGCGCGTGGCCCTGGGCATCACCTGCGTGCAGTGCACGCCCGTGCAGCTGGAGATCCTGCGGAGGGCCGGGGCCATGCCCATCTCGTCGCGCCGCTGCGGCATGATCACCAAGCGGGAGGCCGAGCGGCTCTGCAAGTCCTTCCTGGGCGAGCACAAGCCGCCCAAGCTGCCCGAGAACTTCGCCTTCGACGTGGTGCACGAGTGCGCCTGGGGCTCGCGGGGCAGCTTCATCCCCGCCCGCTACAACAGCTCCCGCGCCAAGTGCATCAAGTGCAGCTACTGCAGCATGTACTTCTCCCCCAACAAGTTCATCTTCCACTCGCACCGCACCCCGGACTCCAAATACACGCAGCCCGACGCCGCCAACTTCAATTCGTGGCGCCGCCACCTCAAGCTCAGCGACAAAACGGCCACCGAGGAGCTGTCGCACGCCTGGGAGGATGTCAAGGCCATGTTCAACGGCGGCACCCGCAAACGGACCTTCTCCCTGCAGGGCGCGGCCGGGGGCGGTCCCGGGGGGGGCTCTCCGGCCGCCAAGGCCCCGCTGCACCCCCCGCCTCCCGCCGGCCCCGAGCTGCCCCCCGCGCACAAGAGCCTCCGCTGCGGCGGGCAGGAGGCGCCGGGGGAGCGGGGAGCGCTGGGGCTGCCGTCGGGGCACGGCGGGGCAGCGGGGGGGCACGGCGGGACCGGCGCGGTGCGGAGCTACCCGGTGATCCCGGTGCCCAGCAAAGGCTTCGGGATGCTGCAGAAGCTGCCGCCGCCGCTTTTCCCGCATCCTTACGGCTTCCCGGCCGCGGCCTTCGGACTCTGCCCCAAGAAACAGGAGGACGCGCtgggcggggcggggggcggcgaGGCGGGGAAAGGCGGCGCGCTGCCGTCGGGGATGTTCTGGGGCCCCCCGCACCCGCACCCCCCGCAGCCGGCACAGCCGCCCCACCAGCCCGGAGCCGCCAAGGACGCGGCCGTGTACCCCTCGTTCCCCATGTTCTGGCCGGCGGCCGGCAGCCTCCCCGTGCCGCCCTACCCGGCGCAGAGCCAGGCCAAAGCGGCGGCCACGGCCGTGgtggtggcggcggcggcggcggctgcggcggcTGCGGCGGAACCGTCGGGGCGACACGGCGAGTTGGAGGGCTCGGAACCGTCGGGCAGCGGGCGGAGCAGCGCGACACCCCAAGAAGGCTCCGGGGCGGACGGAGAGCGCTGTCCCAGCGCGTTGTCCAGGGCGGCCGGCGAGGAGGAGCGCTCCGGGGACGAGGCCCTGCTGGGCCCGCTGCCCCTGCCCAGGAAGGGCAGCTACCTGTCCGCCTTCCGCCCGGTGGTGAAGGACACCGAGAGTATCGCCAAGCTCTACGGCACCCGCGAGGCGTACGGCGGGGCTGCGGCCCGAGCGCCCGGCTACCTCTCGCCGGACTTTCTCAGCGAGGGCAGCTCCAGTTACCGCTCTCTGTCCCCCGGGGGTGACACGGCCGAGGAGCCCGAGGTGGACGTGGAGTCCAACCGCTTCCCCGAGGACGACGAGGAGGAGACCGCCGCCCCCGCGGAGGAGCgggagccgccgccgccccgaCTGCTGCCCGCGCCCGAGGAGCCGCTCCCCGCCGCGGAGGGGCCGGAGGAGAAAGGGGTCGAGGTGTCGGCGGAGGAGGGGAGCCGGGGCCCCGACGGCAGCCCCGAGCGGAGCAGCAGCGGCGGAGCCTACGAggtgcggggccggggccggggaACGACTCGGGATCGGAGCCGAGCCCTGACCTGACCCGCTGTTTTGTAGGTGTACGCGCCGGAGCGGGGGGAGCATCTGCAGCCGCTGAAAGCCGCCGCGTCCCTGGGAGCCGCTTTCCTCTGCACCCCTGAAGCGAAGGGTAAATCGCACCGcgggggtgaggggggggatCGGGCACCTCACGGACCCGGCGGGGGCCTCCGGAGCTTCGCTTTCGTTTGGCGGCTTTcgggagaaaaaaagacagagaacgGATTTTGGAGGGGGAACGGGACGAGGACCCCGCAGGGCCCGGGGATGCCCCCGGAGCGGCCGTCGGGAGGGCTCGGGGAGCGGGAGGGGGCCGCCCTAAGGGGCAAAGCTGCCAGCAAGCTACTTTCCAACGGCAAAGCGATTAGGATGTCCTCTAAGAAGGTTTTAACGAGGGCTTTGTCCTTAATTATGTAATTAAGGATATATCAGGACCATACTTTCATTGCTTACGGTTGAAAATCGGTTTATTAACTTTAAGAGCAAGATAAAGAAGACAATCACTCGACAGCAGAGGATTTAGAGACCAGAAAATCCTATCAGGACCAAAGGAGCGTCTCGCATCCCAGCCCTGTAAATACTGACAGAGGTAAGTCCTCACCGCGGGGCGCTGCGCGGCCACCCAACACCCTTCCAcccccccctcttcccccctttcccccgACGGTGCGGACGGAGCCGAAataaaaccaccaccaacaaacCAACGCAGGAGAAGAGCTCGGCATGGAGGTGGCGGCGACGCAGTTGGTGGAAAAGGACATCGAGAACTTGGCCCGAGGTGAGTTGGGGGCGGCCCCGTGGGGTGGAGCGGGCGGTCGCTGCGGGACCCGATGGTAAAGGgaaccccccaaacccccccaacCCGGCCCCACATCGCGGCTCGAGGTCTTCGTGCTTTCCGCAGGAGTGATTAACTCCTGTGATTAATGCAATGTAATGCGATTAGCGCCGCGCTGAGCCGCTCCATATGGAAAAGCTCGAGATCCCCCCAAAACCCCGCCGCGTGTTTTTCAACAGACGAACTGCAAAAACTCGTCCTGGAACAAATGGAGCTGAGGAAGAAACTGGAGAGGGATTTCCAGAGCCTGAAAGGTACCGGGGGAGCCCCTCCCTGCggccggggccggggggggcggcACTGACGGCGCTGTGCCCGCAGATAACTTCCAGGACCAGATGAAGAGGGAGCTGGCGTATCGCGAGGAGatggtgcagcagctgcagatcGTCCGAGGTGCGGCCCCGTCGCGATTCTTTCCCTCCCGTTTCGTTTAATTTCAtcgttttatttattttaacgtcttttattcttttttttttcccattggttttatttatttttttcattatttttaattattttattctttttttcttttattctttttaaattctcttattctttttattcttttatttgtctGATCGCGTTTTATTATTTCCTCTCATTATTTCATTGTACTTTTATTCCACACTCCGTCTCTCTCCATCTGGGCTCCCCGAGCCACCCGCGGGCTCTGCCCCTTCCACCCCGTTAAACCCCCGGCCGAGGAGTGACGTTCCTCTCCAATCCCCCTTCCCCTTTACCCGCTCCCCTCGACGGGACGGCCGTTCCCCCCGGCTCATTTTGATGCTCCCCCTTCCGCTCCAGACACGCTGTGCAACGAGCTGGACCAGGAGCGGAAAGCGCGTTACGCCATCCAACACAAACTGAAAGGTACCGGAGCAGGAGCGGGGGGGCTCTGCCGTCAACGCGGGGTCAgaaccaaccccccccccactccccgTCGGTGGGGCCGGGGCTGACGCCGGTGTCGCTTTGCAGAGGCCCACGACGCGCTGCACCACTTCTCCTGCAAGATGCTGACCCCGCGGCACTGCACGGGGAACTGCTCCTTCAAACCGCCGCTGCTGCCCCAGTGACCCCCCCCCCGGACCCTCCCCATTCCCTCCCCGAAGCCATGAGCCCCGCGGCGCGCCGCAGCCCAGGGCAGAGCCCACGCAAAGCCATTTCCACGAGGAGCCACGTGTACATAAGGGGACTCGGAGCTCGGCCCTCTCGGACTGGCAATAGGGCGGGACCCCCCcgggccccccccccccccccccccccccccccccccccccccccccctccctgtgTGTCCGCTTCTTCCGCCCNNNNNNNNNNNNNNNNNNAAACGTGGCTATGTGCAATGGATATAAATGTACTGTGATTCTCTTGGTACAGTAtttgttggatttttatttatttatgatgtatatttatttcccccacccccctcctccctcGGGCCCCCTCCTGCCTCACCTTTCTCCTCCCCGCCCCCGTACATTTCTGGATGTGACAGCACTTTAACGGGCGGTTCGCGACTCCGGGGGGGCACCACCTCTGTACGGGATTTTGGTTCTTTAATAAAAGCCGACTTTAAGCACCGCCTGCTCCGTGCGGGaaggggggtgtgggggggtcGGTGGCTGCGGGCCGCCCCCTCGGGGCGCACAGCCCGAGGTGCCCTCGCTGCAGCCGCCCGCACCCCGCGCAGTTCCCCgctcctttctcctcccccgCACCGCAGCCGGGAGCTCATTAATGCCCATTTATATGCTCGTTTCACACATGAAAGTATCACATTAATGAGCTCCGGGAGCGGGCTGGGAGGGGGGTTTGCGCACCTTATAGCCCGAAATTCCAGTTCCCATCCCCAGCGCCGCGACTCTGCGGGACACCCGAGAGCAGCGCGGCGGGGGCGGCCCGGGGGAGCTGAGGAgctggggcagggcaggagAGTTTGGGACGGGGCTGCGCCTCGGGCAGGGGGTTCTCCGGGCTGCGGGTACAGCGCTGTGCCCCGGGGATGCCCCACGGCCCGGGGGGAGCCGCGTGATGCCCATCCCAGGGGTCACGCACCCCAGGACGCGGATCGGCCGCGCTCAGCAGCCGCTGCGCATCCGAGAGAAGCGCTGCAGTTCCGCGGCCTCGGCCGCCACCGCGTGGGCGCAGCCGGAGGCGCAGCTCCCCCCTCAAACAACCCGTCGGGGCAGCGCGGCCCGAGCCCCGCTCGGCTCCAGGTGGGTTCCGCAGCCCGGGGTTGGGCTCAGCTGGGCGCGTTGGGCAGCGGGAGCGGATCGCCAGCAcctggggcagggagggggcataAAAACCAACGGGTGGCAGTTCAACCTCCTCCCCTGGGCTCCCTTCTGTCCTTGgagctttgcttttgctctgaGGAGAACTCCCGTGGTTTCTTTGGGGACGTCAGTTGAGTTGCAGTGCTTGACCTTAATGGCATCTCGTGTACGTGCAGGTGAGCATAACGGGGAGGGGTTTTCTTGCTGGGACACGGAAGGGATGCAGAGATTGGAGGaactttgaaagagaaatggcTAAGAAGTCAGGATGGGGCTTTGCAGGCTGAGAGGCTGCCAGCTTGTGGGGGTGAAGCAGTTGGGCCTCTCTGCAGATTGCAGCATCTTGCattgtgtgctttctttctcctctctctggTTGGGTTGCTGTGGGTCACTTGGGATGTGGCACAAAGTGACCCTATGGAGGAGCCTGACCTGGGCCTCTGCCCATGGTGGGAAGCACAGCATTGCTGGCAGCACTAAGTGCAGTGCCATCACACCCCAAAGAGCTGCTGCAACCCATAGGGGACCCAGCTGTCCCCCCATCGCCATGCCCACCCCTCCCAGCCTCTGCTCTCCCCATAGTAGACTGGGGACCACACCAGTGCTCACCTACCCTGCACATCTCCCAGCAGCGTGGGCGCAAAACCCACTCCTTGTCTTGTATTAATATTTGCACACTACTTAGCTCTCATTAAAATGTACTTTGCTGAATTTAATATGCGACATCAAATGACACAACGTATTAAGTGCTTAATATACTAGAAATTATGAAACTATTATAGTCTAAGTAATATGAAATAATTAGAGTGAATTAAACTTCAGCAGCACAATGAGGGAGAGgcttcacatttttattatttaatttttttcctagtctTAAAATAGTTGGAAGCAGTAATAGGCCACCAAAATAAACGGGCAGAGTTaggatttttaaataattaaagcaggaaaaagccTGGAGTGCCTGTACTTGAGCCTGTGATGAATTTGAATGGGGAGAAGCAGAaggtctgtgtgctgcagctgatggagTTGTTCTTTCAGGCCagtggcagagcagctccaaggagctgagcagcagacCTGCAGCCTGGCCAGTGCTTCTCCCCATATGCTGCTCCCTCTTGCACGTAGGGCTGCTTGCAGGCCTGGTTTGGGGTGGTGATGGCACGCTGTCTGCTCtgggctttgctgctgtgtcACCTCTTGGTTGGAAGATgttttgcaaagctgcttttggAGGGAATGCGAATGTCAGACAGCCCCAGAGCATCTCAAAATGGCAGCGGCTGGttggagctctgctgctggtcCTGACATGTGCTCCAAGCTGTTGTGCTGAAGTTGGATGCAATGGCATGTGGATCTGCAGCACCTGAGTGCAGTGGGGTCAGCTCTGCAGGATGCCAGGAGATGGCGTTCCCTGTGCCCAGATGGGCTTCGGCTGTGCAACCCCCATGGAAACTCCCAAATTACCCCTCAGGGATGCAGTATGGGGCACAAACATGCCCTGTTTGTGCTGATGTTTGGGATGTTGGGGCAGGAGAGCaatgggggatgtggggactCACTGTCCTGTGTCTTgatcccacagctctgagcagagggAGTTGAAGGAGCTGGAATAGTTTGCCTTGAAATGGTGATGTCAGGTGGGAGCAGGTCGCTGaccctgtgctgggggctcccTGGTGGCAGCACTACAGATAATTAAGGATGCTCTGTCCTAATGCAAGGACAGGCTCTGCTTTAGCAAACATCTTGGGCATCATCAGATTGATGGAGCGGTGTCTGAGAAGCAGCGTTGCTCTCTAATTCAAGTTAGAAGTGAGGAAAAGCTCCTTGAGTGTTACTTAGGTTTCCTCAACAAGCAGAGGACACGTTTGTCAGAAGGTCAGAGCATTGTGTACCCACAACTCAGCACAAAGTGTCTAAAAAGTATTCACTTTCATTTTATATGGCTCTTGGATTTTCAGCTTCTATTTGCTGTTGGtgacaaggaggaaaaataaaccccTCTCCTGTCAGTTGGGTCCCAGCTGTGTTTGGCTGTGAGGGAGAGCTGTGTGAGATCCATAGGACAAGCTGCACAGAGACTTTGGGTTGGGAGGGGCCCCAAAATTTGCCTGGCTGTGGGCTCCTTCTTCTCTGTGTATCCCACATGgtatgagcagcagcagtgaggcagCCCAGCCCTTCCTTTGCACCTCAACAgccttttttttggggggtaaaTCCCCCAGATGTGATTGTTGCCTGGCTGGAGGCCCTGCTGCCCTCGCCCCAAGTGTTTGGGTTATCGGTGTGGGGCTGCTCTATTCAGGGTTCACTCAGGTGGGTCAGGGAAGGGAGCGAGCTGAAGGTGGgcagctgcagtgcctgcaTGCAATCAGCTCTGGCTTTAATTAGGCTGATGGAGGTCTGGGTGCTAACGAGGCTTTCTGTATGGCGTGGCTGGGAGGACGGTGTGCAGTTGCATAAATCCTGCATTTACGCTCATGTAGCAAAGTGAACGCTGCAGCTTTCATCTCCCATCCTCTCCCCCTTCACTATCATCTTTTTATGCTCAAAACTCCTTCCTTTGatctcctcccagctcctaATGAAGCTGTGGCCCCAGCTCTGCATGCACGTGAGCTCTCCTCCTGAATATTTTGCACCTGGTGCCACCGGCCCCGCTTCAAAGCAGGGCTCTCACTGGGGCCTTATGAGCTGGGCACGCACATCCAGTGGTGGAATTTGACACTAACAAATGAACTCTCATTATTTTCCTGTGGAACTGAGCCACTGTTGCCACCGTGCGGGCGTTTGGCAGAGAGATGCTCTGCAGCCTCAATGCTGGGGCAGCAGTGATGTGTCTGCAGTCCaactgcccagagctgcccctcTGCCATTGCTATGAATCAGTGCTAGTTGCTACCGGTGTGCAATGGGCTGCaccactgcagctcctgcacctgAGGAGTAAGGAGAGGAAGGGATGCTTTCTGGGAatcctttgcttctgctgcccTGGCTCTGGAAGCAGGCAGCCTTCAGCTGCTGGGGCCGTTAATGTCACCTTTCCCAAGTGCTATGCTCACAAAGCAGCCTGCCAAGTATAGCACGTCTTAATTTGCTCCTTTCCCATGCATTCCTGGATTTACAGCTTGGTATCGTCTGGCTGCTGCTCGATGGGAGGGGTGAAGCCCCTCtggagggctgctctgagcctTGTGGGTTCCCATGCAAAGCGTCACCTAAACCGGGGTTCAGGTTTGACTGGGCAGAAATTTCTCTCCTGGCATCACTTATCTATGCAGTGATTGCACCCAGCAGGCTTCTGTCCCAGCACCCATATGCTGTTCTGTGTTCTCTCTAAATGCTTTTCAGGTAGTGTGGATTTGGCAGCGCAGCTGTAATGtgtaaaatgaagagaaaaagaaacagctcaggAAAAATTGCATTTTCGGTGATGCCCGAGCTGAGCTGAAAAGTACATTTGCAGTCGCTTGCCATCTGCAGCAACTTGTCCAAAGCAAACATTACCCGTCGGGCCAGGTCTGGCTGCGTAATTGCCATAAACCATCACGAGGGCATCCAGAATAGCACAGCTCTGGAACGACTTCGAGGATTAGGTCCTACTCCCTTGAAAAATAAACCTTGGCAAAAGCTCAGCTCTCCCTaataaaaattccattttcacAGCTCTAATCAAGTTTTCCAGAGCCACGATCCAAATTAGGATCTGCGTGCAGAATATCCGACCCAGGAGGACGGGATGGAGCGGTGCATGGAAGCAGTGCCAGGCTGGAAATTTCCGAAGCTCTTAGAGGTtcacctgcactgcagtgcagacCACGTCCCCTCCGTGCGCAGctcacagccctgagctcctgCTCGCAGGTGGATGGTCACACTCAGTGCTGGAGGAGTGCTGTAAGGCAGCTTTATAAGCACTTTATAAGCACTGAAATTGCTTTCTAGCATTATTTCCGCCCCTGGATCCAACCGTCCATCATCAGCTTTcaatgcaaatgtattttttaatgcttgtcttgcagtgttttgcagaCAATGGATCCATTATTGTCTTGAGTTCAGATGGCCTGGTTATACATAACCATGGTAGTCCATACAACCTCCTTATCCTGCTGAACGGTGTGGAGGATGCAAACAAACAACGCTTGCTatgagagaaaatgcagaagtgatCCATGCTGCACAGGTCACAGTGGAGGTTGGCCATTAAGTGTTGTAGAAGGGAGGAAAACCCAACTACAGCCCATCTTTGTGGCTGGGCCAAAAGATGGATGGGAAAACTCAGGGCAAGATCCGAAGTGCTCACATGGGCTCCTAATTGTGGAAACACGCCGAGTATGTGATACAATATGAAGTTATGTAACACCTTTTATGAAATTCTTGGCGATAAAACAATGcataaaaagaacagatgtgGCAAATTGCAGCCCCGGTCTGATCCCTTTCTGTGAAAACAATGGAGTTGATTTAAATTCatcttatttaattttctttcttcaaaatgtcCACAGGCAGGgaagtatttgaaagaaaagcaaacaagctccAAGAGCAAATGGGGGCTTGTATGGAGAGCTGTGAGCTCCAGCGAGGGGTGAGGGAAATGGGGggcccagcccagctctgcctgtggggctcttgctgctgtgtggggcaTGACCCTGAGCTGTGTCCCTggtggcagagcagctcagtgagTCTGAGCTTGCCCAGGTCTCTGTATTTTTTGGGGATGGATGGTCcctcactgagctgctgtttgtgtaAAGCCCTGAAGCAGCACAAGGCAAAACTTGGTGTCCCCACAGCACCGGTGCTGAGTGGAGCCCAGCTTCTGGCCTCCAACCTATTGCCAGCCCCATGGGTTTCTCACAAAGTCccgggctgtggggctgcacgGCTGATAAGGGGCTGCAGGCTCTAATCAGAGCTGCATCTGTGTGCACTGTGGCTCCTGATGAGAGCAGCAGGCTCAAATGATGGACTCCAGTTTGTTGTGGTATGCAGTGCCCTGAATATGGGCAAGCTGCTGCTAAAACCAGACCCAGAGCTTTGGATAGCAAAGCAACGCTCTGTTGCTGCTGCACAAGCAAGAAGTCCACAGTTGTGGCtgggggttgtttgtttgttatattttctgtaactctctttctgctttctggctATTAGCATTGCATATAGATGGTTTTGTACACCAGCTCATGTTCTGGGTCCATTGATACAACAGCTCCCTAATACACACACTTCCCAAtacccagccccagctctgctctgggatgGCTTTTAACTATGgctggctgagctgtgccattAGCTCTTGGTATTGTCTGAAGGATTTTTGTTCTTGggtggaagaaaacagcaggatgTTTTGtgtgaaaataggaaaaaatggtcgaagcagctgattttttttaatagacaaaAGGCCTTCCAGCTAAAGGCTTTGacttgaaaaaaggaaatttcaacAGGAAGAGGGAAGTGACTGTTTTGAAAGAGTTCGGGTGGAGGATCAAACTGAAAGGATCTTGTGCAACTCTGCTTTTTAGGTCTCATGCTAAATCCATGCGTTTATTCCTTACCGTAGGGAAATCACCGAGGAATGCTAGGAAAAAGACTGATCTCTGTTGTGGCTGGAAGCTCACAGCACCTTGCAGGGTCACATCCTGATATTTGTCTGGTTTTGAGCTCTGTCtcacctcctcccctcctctctgctgctgtagtGGCACAGCTGGGGGCTCTGATAAGGGATGGGGAGATAAGGGGCTCTCAGccacccctccctgccctgcagctcctgcatgcTAAGGCTCAGCTCTCAGAACCACATGAGCTCTGCTAAGTGTGTGGAGAAGTGGCTCTCAGCTGGAATGCGTCTCATGCTCCCGTCTGGGGCGGACATTCATGTACAAATgtctgggggggaaaaatgatatggggaaaagaatgaaagcatACATAGAAGAGAGCAGGATCCCTTCAACCAGCACCCACTGTGTCTCTCAAGAGGATGCTTTAGAGCTTTGGAACAGCTTTACCTTGAGTAAAACTCATATTATTGATGCAGCAGAGTGGGCACAGGCACACCCTGAGGGAGGCAGGTAGGAATGTGGCTCTGCATTGCTctcagtggaaaacaaaagggtTTCTGTGACAGTTGGAGCAAGTGCCAGCCAAGAGGCATGGGCTCCTTTCATCCTGTGTTCAGCTGCAGAATGTTAGCAGCAAGTTTCACCCCACTGGCAGCTTTCCTCACCCTGCTCCATCAGGTGGGCTGAGAGCAACATGgggatgtgctgcagcaaaCTGAGAAAACTAACTTTTGTTTAATGCTGCTTATATCTCAGCAATGCATGGCCACAACATGGCGTTCTACTGCAGTCTGTTTGTGTCaaggcagagggagcagagcaCGAGGAAGCTGTGGTGGGACTCTGAGCTTTGTGGCTTGCCCAGTTCCTaatgcagtgtgtgctgccTTTGTCACAGGGGTGCTGGTGCCGTGTGTTTAGCTGGTTTGG
The window above is part of the Coturnix japonica isolate 7356 chromosome 10, Coturnix japonica 2.1, whole genome shotgun sequence genome. Proteins encoded here:
- the SKOR1 gene encoding SKI family transcriptional corepressor 1 codes for the protein MEAIGSQLGNGRDASSSPNSKQELQPYQGSNTLKPNQVGETSLYGVPIVSLVIDGQERLCLAQISNTLLKNYSYNEIHNRRVALGITCVQCTPVQLEILRRAGAMPISSRRCGMITKREAERLCKSFLGEHKPPKLPENFAFDVVHECAWGSRGSFIPARYNSSRAKCIKCSYCSMYFSPNKFIFHSHRTPDSKYTQPDAANFNSWRRHLKLSDKTATEELSHAWEDVKAMFNGGTRKRTFSLQGAAGGGPGGGSPAAKAPLHPPPPAGPELPPAHKSLRCGGQEAPGERGALGLPSGHGGAAGGHGGTGAVRSYPVIPVPSKGFGMLQKLPPPLFPHPYGFPAAAFGLCPKKQEDALGGAGGGEAGKGGALPSGMFWGPPHPHPPQPAQPPHQPGAAKDAAVYPSFPMFWPAAGSLPVPPYPAQSQAKAAATAVVVAAAAAAAAAAAEPSGRHGELEGSEPSGSGRSSATPQEGSGADGERCPSALSRAAGEEERSGDEALLGPLPLPRKGSYLSAFRPVVKDTESIAKLYGTREAYGGAAARAPGYLSPDFLSEGSSSYRSLSPGGDTAEEPEVDVESNRFPEDDEEETAAPAEEREPPPPRLLPAPEEPLPAAEGPEEKGVEVSAEEGSRGPDGSPERSSSGGAYEVYAPERGEHLQPLKAAASLGAAFLCTPEAKEQDKEDNHSTAEDLETRKSYQDQRSVSHPSPVNTDRGEELGMEVAATQLVEKDIENLARDELQKLVLEQMELRKKLERDFQSLKDNFQDQMKRELAYREEMVQQLQIVRDTLCNELDQERKARYAIQHKLKEAHDALHHFSCKMLTPRHCTGNCSFKPPLLPQ